A window from Vanessa atalanta chromosome 18, ilVanAtal1.2, whole genome shotgun sequence encodes these proteins:
- the LOC125071054 gene encoding nephrin-like, which produces MSKDMNFYVLVMLLVTQTLIRTSEEIVEANIIQVWSAPGSETRLPCDLAASVPDVAMMMWFKDGDRMPIYTVDFRNGPPVHWAVAGEFGTRAHFVLNQSDPRSAHLVVNKVARYDEGVYRCRIDYNDSPTRNYRVKLTVIVPPDSPRIYDPEGKEILGTIAGPFREGQDLLLSCQASGGKPPPDVSWYRGEERLAITKDGSVCQIHLPSLSREMAGTKLQCIVEPPLLQSQRREITIKLYLKPQFIRVTGGGPTRAGHERSFVCTTRGSKPAPNIDWFINSQKIDSALTQVEVEGELTKSILTWRVRREDSGRQLVCRVSNPWFPAYTLEDLLNLEVLYPPVAQISLVEPKEPRLLREDEDAVLLCSSYASPPSYNFTFYKGTEDHLIRDDPIGGISVEGDKLILRGLRRHHAARYRCRAWNSEGSGLSEPLTFNVLSRPECSAGSVVQQLAGAPGGEVRARCSVSAPSANDAGPLRFYWTYNGTKDVLPIPASNVTVMGATSTVIHGLPSLDDEEDLGWLACWASNDIGNQREPCLFRIMPAALPEAPSNCAIEDEFLQCEPGHDGGLPQRFILEALEVRHHDTVQGDESTMNDQGISGRGLSEAVYRASNDVTPQFALDALSPGRYTFLVYSETPRGRSQRPAALHSISIRTPNDLDTPGSLQTMTPSPPQPPSSDNSMALLIGASLALVLLTVLTTLCVTIVIMCKKRQQPQRDPEQNTILRRSVGVSMYSGSSISPSVVPTVVVRGHRGSRVLAARWSGVIDDTPLAVLALDTRPHADTDSGHSDGELLETDLTRNFGNMETQTDT; this is translated from the exons TGTCGACTTCAGAAACGGTCCACCAGTCCACTGGGCTGTGGCTGGTGAATTTGGTACGAGAGCCCACTTCGTCTTAAATCAATCTGATCCAAGATCAGCCCATCTCGTTGTTAACAAGGTAGCAAGATATGACGAGGGGGTTTATAGATGTCGGATCGACTACAATGACTCACCAACGAGAAACTACAGGGTGAAATTGACTGTTATTG TTCCACCGGACTCGCCTCGAATTTATGATCCTGAAGGTAAAGAGATTCTTGGAACAATCGCAGGACCCTTTCGAGAAGGACAAGATTTGCTTCTCTCCTGTCAGGCTTCTGGAG GTAAGCCTCCGCCAGATGTATCGTGGTATCGCGGCGAAGAGCGTCTAGCGATAACCAAAGATGGGTCTGTTTGTCAAATACACCTGCCGTCGCTGTCAAGGGAGATGGCGGGCACAAAACTTCAGTGTATAGTTGAGCCACCCTTATTACAGTCGCAACGCAGagaaattactattaaattatatt TAAAGCCCCAATTTATACGAGTAACCGGCGGTGGTCCAACCCGAGCTGGTCATGAGAGATCCTTCGTTTGTACCACACGAGGCTCTAAGCCCGCTCCCAATATAGACTGGTTCATCAATTCACAAAAGATTGACTCAGCACTGACACag GTAGAGGTGGAAGGCGAATTGACGAAGAGTATTTTAACCTGGCGCGTGAGGCGAGAAGACAGTGGAAGGCAACTCGTCTGCCGCGTTTCCAATCCTTGGTTTCCTGCTTACACTCTTGAAGACTTACTTAATCTTGAAGTTCTAT atCCTCCAGTTGCACAAATATCTTTGGTTGAACCGAAGGAACCACGCTTACTACGAGAAGATGAAGACGCTGTTCTGCTATGCTCATCATATGCCTCACCTCCATCGTACAACTTCACTTTCTATAAAGGAACTGAG GATCACCTGATTCGTGATGACCCTATAGGAGGCATATCCGTGGAAGGCGACAAGTTAATTTTACGAGGTCTAAGAAGACATCACGCTGCGAGATACAGGTGCAGAGCTTGGAATTCCGAAGGAAGTGGATTGAGCGAACCGCTCACCTTCAATGTTTTAT CCCGGCCAGAATGTTCCGCTGGTAGCGTAGTGCAGCAGTTAGCAGGGGCGCCTGGTGGTGAAGTTAGAGCAAGATGCTCCGTATCCGCACCTTCTGCTAATGATGCTGGTCCACTGAGATTCTATTGGACTTATAATGGGACAAAGGATGTTTTGCca ATACCTGCATCGAACGTTACTGTTATGGGTGCTACCAGTACAGTCATTCATGGTCTGCCGTCCTTAGATGATGAAGAAGATTTAGGCTGGCTTGCTTGTTGGGCCAGTAACGATATTGGGAACCAGAGGGAACCTTGTCTGTTTAGAATAATGCCTGCAG CACTTCCTGAGGCTCCCAGTAACTGCGCGATTGAAGACGAGTTTCTTCAATGCGAGCCAGGTCACGACGGTGGTTTACCGCAACGGTTCATACTCGAGGCGTTGGAGGTACGCCACCATGATACTGTGCAAGGGGACGAGTCCACCATGAACGATCAG ggcATTTCTGGAAGAGGTCTATCAGAAGCTGTGTATAGAGCTAGCAACGATGTGACACCTCAGTTCGCTCTTGACGCTCTGTCACCGGGGCGGTATACATTCCTCGTTTATTCAGAAACACCTCGTGGAAGATCTCAGCGGCCAGCTGCTTTGCACAGTATTTCCATACGAACACCTAATGATTTGGACACACCAG gttcACTGCAAACAATGACGCCTTCGCCACCACAGCCACCATCGAGTGATAACAGTATGGCACTCTTAATAGGAGCTTCTTTAGCATTAGTGCTACTTACCGTACTTACCACACTTTGCGTCACAATTGTTATTATGTGCAAGAAGAGACAACAACCACAAAGAGATCCTGAACAGaa TACTATTCTACGAAGAAGTGTTGGCGTGTCTATGTATAGTGGGTCATCTATATCACCAAGTGTTGTACCAACAGTCGTCGTTAGAGGTCATAGAGGATCAAGAGTGTTGGCCGCTAGATGGTCGGGAGTTATTGATGATACACCGCTCGCTGTACTGGCATTAGATACGAGACCTCATG CCGATACGGACTCAGGACACAGCGATGGTGAATTACTAGAAACAGACTTGACAAGGAATTTTGGCAACATGGAAACACAAAcagatacataa